From Chryseobacterium sp. IHB B 17019, one genomic window encodes:
- the recQ gene encoding DNA helicase RecQ, with product MSAKKANLSGELKKYFGFSTFKGQQEQIIENLLEGKDIFVLMPTGGGKSLCYQLPALISEGTAIVVSPLIALMKNQVDAVNGLSSDDGVAHVLNSSLNKTQTKQVFDDIKSGKTKLLYVAPESLIKEDYLDFLKDVKISFVAIDEAHCISEWGHDFRPEYRNLKSIIDKIADVPVIALTATATPKVQDDIQKTLGMANALVFKESFNRPNLYYEVRPKVNVDKEIVKFINHNKTKSGIVYCLSRRKVEEFAQLLQVNGINALPYHAGLDQKIRVANQDKFLMEEADVIVATIAFGMGIDKPDVRFVIHYDFPKSLESYYQETGRAGRDGGEGHCLAFYDPKDIEKLEKFLAQKPVSEREIGLQLLNEVVGYAETSMSRRQYILYYFGENFDPINGDGAKMCDNSTNPPKLKDATADLKKVLELIRDTGEKFKSKDLISVIAGKENAVTKSYKLEHSPYFGFGKEEKDNHWKTVLRQATVQNFLLKDIETYGVLKISEKGKLVLEGKLEHSFLIAEDREFDLTQTKAESDQIQMQSTGGLDQNLFTLLKDLRKKVAKKHGIPPYTVFMDPSLEDMTVQYPITVEEIAKIYGVGEGKAKKYGKEFADFISKYVEENNIERTQDMVLKQVANKSSHKVFIIQSTDKKIDLEDIARAKNLSMDELLKEMESIVYQGTKLNIDYYIEDNFDEDIVDGFMEFMTESESDSMKVLLDEFGDELSDEEVRMLRIKFISDVAN from the coding sequence ATGAGCGCAAAAAAAGCCAATTTATCAGGCGAGTTGAAAAAATATTTCGGGTTTTCTACTTTTAAAGGCCAGCAAGAACAAATTATAGAAAACCTGTTAGAAGGGAAGGATATATTTGTCTTAATGCCTACAGGAGGTGGGAAATCCTTATGTTATCAGCTTCCGGCACTTATTTCGGAAGGTACTGCAATTGTAGTTTCTCCCTTAATAGCATTAATGAAGAATCAGGTAGATGCTGTAAACGGCCTTTCATCTGATGACGGAGTGGCACACGTTTTAAATTCATCATTAAATAAAACACAAACCAAACAGGTCTTCGACGACATCAAAAGTGGTAAGACAAAACTTTTATATGTCGCCCCGGAATCGTTGATCAAGGAAGATTATCTGGACTTTTTAAAAGATGTAAAAATATCTTTTGTTGCTATTGACGAGGCCCACTGTATATCAGAATGGGGACACGACTTCAGGCCCGAGTACAGGAATTTGAAGTCCATTATTGATAAAATTGCCGATGTACCCGTAATTGCATTAACGGCAACCGCAACTCCTAAGGTTCAGGATGATATCCAAAAAACATTGGGAATGGCGAATGCCCTGGTTTTCAAGGAAAGCTTCAACAGGCCGAACCTGTATTATGAAGTACGCCCGAAAGTCAATGTAGATAAAGAGATCGTTAAATTTATCAATCATAATAAAACAAAATCAGGAATTGTTTACTGTTTAAGCCGAAGAAAGGTGGAAGAATTTGCCCAGCTTTTGCAGGTAAACGGAATCAATGCTCTGCCTTACCACGCCGGTCTCGACCAAAAAATAAGGGTTGCCAATCAGGACAAATTTTTAATGGAAGAAGCTGATGTAATTGTTGCGACGATTGCATTTGGGATGGGAATCGACAAGCCGGATGTGCGTTTTGTGATCCATTACGATTTCCCGAAATCCCTTGAAAGTTACTACCAGGAAACCGGCCGTGCGGGACGGGATGGCGGTGAAGGCCACTGTCTGGCGTTCTACGATCCGAAAGATATTGAAAAACTGGAAAAATTTCTTGCCCAAAAACCTGTTTCCGAGAGAGAAATAGGGTTGCAGCTTTTAAATGAAGTCGTTGGCTATGCCGAAACTTCAATGAGCAGACGACAGTATATTTTATATTATTTTGGAGAAAATTTTGACCCAATTAATGGTGATGGCGCAAAAATGTGCGACAATTCCACAAATCCACCAAAATTAAAAGACGCAACCGCTGATTTGAAAAAAGTACTCGAACTTATCCGGGATACTGGGGAAAAATTCAAATCTAAAGATTTAATTTCTGTGATTGCAGGAAAAGAAAATGCCGTAACCAAATCTTATAAACTAGAGCATAGTCCTTATTTCGGCTTCGGAAAAGAGGAAAAAGACAATCATTGGAAAACGGTTTTAAGACAGGCGACAGTTCAGAATTTCTTATTAAAAGATATTGAAACGTATGGTGTTTTAAAGATCTCCGAAAAAGGGAAGTTGGTTTTAGAAGGAAAACTGGAACATTCATTTTTAATTGCGGAAGACCGGGAATTTGATCTTACCCAAACGAAAGCTGAAAGTGATCAGATCCAGATGCAGTCAACAGGAGGTTTGGATCAGAATTTATTTACTTTATTAAAGGATTTACGTAAAAAAGTAGCAAAAAAACACGGAATTCCACCCTATACAGTTTTTATGGACCCAAGTCTGGAAGATATGACGGTTCAGTACCCGATTACTGTTGAAGAAATTGCAAAAATCTATGGAGTTGGGGAAGGAAAGGCTAAAAAATATGGGAAGGAATTCGCGGATTTTATCAGTAAATATGTAGAAGAAAATAATATCGAACGCACTCAGGATATGGTATTGAAACAAGTGGCGAATAAATCCAGCCATAAAGTATTCATCATCCAGAGTACCGATAAAAAAATTGACCTTGAAGATATTGCCAGAGCTAAAAACCTTTCAATGGATGAACTGTTGAAAGAAATGGAAAGCATTGTCTATCAGGGTACTAAATTGAATATCGACTATTACATTGAAGATAATTTTGATGAAGATATTGTCGACGGCTTCATGGAATTCATGACTGAATCCGAAAGTGACAGCATGAAAGTTTTACTCGATGAATTCGGGGACGAACTTTCTGATGAAGAAGTGAGGATGTTGAGAATAAAATTCATCAGCGACGTTGCCAACTAA
- a CDS encoding KpsF/GutQ family sugar-phosphate isomerase — MERANIISIARTTLEIEIAELKKLKNRLDDQFAKAVEIIHSAKGKLIVVGIGKSAHVGNKIVATLNSTGTPAQFLHASEAIHGDLGVIQKQDVVLCISNSGNSPEIVNLVPYLKDYSSALIGMTGNKSSKLAEFSEVILDTHVDMEACPNKLAPTSSTTLQMALGDALAVSLMEMNDFKANDFAKFHPGGSLGKNLISKVDDFLSSQKPQVTENDTVKDVIISISGSRHGITVVTNEDAIIGVITDGDLRRMLMKGDDISKVLAKDIMSAHPKTIERTALAKEAMKILKENNIGQLIVTENGKYFGIIDLHKLLDEGIN; from the coding sequence ATGGAAAGAGCCAACATTATTTCAATAGCAAGAACAACTTTAGAAATAGAGATTGCTGAACTTAAAAAACTAAAAAACAGACTTGACGATCAATTTGCGAAAGCTGTAGAAATCATACATTCTGCGAAGGGAAAGCTGATCGTTGTAGGAATCGGGAAATCGGCGCATGTCGGAAATAAAATCGTTGCAACATTAAATTCCACGGGAACTCCCGCTCAATTTTTACACGCCTCGGAAGCCATCCACGGCGATTTGGGGGTCATCCAGAAACAAGATGTTGTTTTGTGTATTTCAAACTCTGGAAATTCACCGGAAATTGTAAACCTTGTTCCTTATTTAAAGGATTATTCTTCCGCATTAATTGGGATGACAGGAAATAAATCAAGCAAACTGGCAGAATTCTCTGAAGTAATTTTAGATACGCATGTTGATATGGAAGCCTGCCCGAACAAACTGGCTCCTACAAGTTCAACAACCTTACAAATGGCTCTGGGAGATGCTTTGGCCGTTTCTTTAATGGAAATGAATGATTTTAAAGCCAATGATTTTGCAAAATTCCATCCGGGAGGAAGCTTAGGGAAAAATTTAATCTCGAAAGTTGACGATTTCCTGTCTTCACAAAAACCTCAGGTAACGGAAAATGATACCGTAAAAGATGTCATTATTTCCATCAGCGGATCGAGACACGGAATTACGGTGGTAACGAATGAAGATGCAATTATCGGAGTAATTACAGACGGAGATCTGAGAAGAATGCTGATGAAAGGTGATGACATTTCTAAAGTTCTGGCAAAAGACATTATGTCTGCCCATCCAAAAACGATTGAAAGAACAGCCTTGGCAAAAGAAGCCATGAAAATCCTGAAAGAAAATAACATCGGCCAACTTATCGTAACCGAAAACGGAAAATATTTCGGGATTATTGATCTGCATAAATTGCTTGATGAGGGGATTAATTAG